The Neobacillus sp. OS1-2 genome includes a window with the following:
- a CDS encoding globin-coupled sensor protein, with product MFQQHIKISKNLKWLGTSSKKGIINVSDPKINEKLNMIQLNEEHLSHVICVQPIVELHIEELVEEFYKTVLQVQELREIIESHSTVNRLRQTLRVHLIELFEGRLNHEFFEKRIRVAKIHYHIGLKPAWYMGAFQNLQYELFQVMMNEVTDRDEFRLIWASIMKLLSLEQQLVLEAYNQETEQKIQEIFAEGQKDLQNKILEVSEGLVAVSEQTHASVENLISNSRDVNFLVEGSYEQAKEIQSQVREGEKVVHTLLEQMNTVEMDTQTMRHTVKLLESSSQKITEVVQMVHAIANQTNLLALNSAIEAARAGEHGRGFSVIAKEVKKLAERAKDSIGIIQKLVDSSQTYTDEVTTVLKRVEAAVKSGADASNSTNTTFQAIRASIETNESNLSSMNLQIEGLVKVIEGIGDATTNVKKSAEKLTQATQIL from the coding sequence ATGTTCCAGCAACATATAAAAATTAGCAAAAATCTTAAGTGGTTAGGTACCTCGTCAAAAAAGGGAATAATCAATGTGTCAGACCCCAAGATTAATGAAAAACTCAACATGATTCAGCTAAACGAGGAACATCTTAGCCACGTTATATGTGTTCAACCTATTGTAGAATTACATATTGAGGAGTTAGTTGAAGAATTTTATAAGACTGTGCTGCAAGTTCAAGAACTAAGGGAAATCATTGAATCCCATAGTACCGTCAATCGATTGCGTCAAACACTACGTGTCCATTTAATCGAGTTGTTTGAAGGAAGACTTAACCATGAATTTTTTGAAAAGCGAATAAGAGTGGCGAAAATCCATTATCATATAGGCCTAAAACCAGCTTGGTATATGGGGGCATTTCAGAATCTTCAATATGAGCTTTTTCAAGTTATGATGAATGAAGTGACAGATCGTGATGAGTTCCGTTTGATTTGGGCATCGATAATGAAATTACTTAGCCTTGAACAGCAATTAGTTTTAGAAGCTTATAACCAAGAGACAGAACAAAAGATTCAAGAAATATTTGCGGAGGGTCAAAAGGATTTACAGAATAAGATCCTGGAAGTTAGTGAAGGGTTGGTAGCTGTATCAGAACAAACCCATGCTTCAGTGGAAAATCTTATCTCAAACAGCAGAGATGTCAACTTTTTAGTCGAAGGAAGTTACGAACAAGCCAAAGAGATTCAATCTCAAGTTAGAGAAGGGGAGAAAGTCGTTCACACACTCCTAGAACAAATGAATACAGTTGAGATGGACACGCAAACTATGAGGCACACGGTTAAGCTGTTAGAAAGTTCATCCCAAAAGATAACCGAAGTGGTTCAGATGGTTCATGCAATTGCCAATCAAACAAATCTCTTGGCATTGAATTCGGCAATTGAAGCCGCAAGAGCTGGGGAGCATGGCAGAGGATTTTCAGTAATCGCTAAAGAGGTTAAGAAACTTGCAGAGAGAGCCAAAGATTCGATTGGAATTATTCAGAAGCTTGTAGACTCTTCGCAAACGTATACAGATGAGGTAACTACTGTACTAAAACGTGTAGAAGCTGCGGTTAAATCTGGTGCGGATGCATCGAATTCGACGAACACAACTTTCCAAGCGATACGAGCTTCCATTGAAACGAATGAGTCAAATCTAAGTTCTATGAATCTACAAATAGAGGGACTGGTCAAGGTTATTGAGGGAATTGGGGATGCCACGACAAATGTAAAAAAATCAGCTGAAAAGTTAACTCAAGCAACTCAAATATTATAA
- a CDS encoding MFS transporter has translation MGNSMIKVEKEYRKLFLAGVVNGIGDRFSSVAILAMLLQITGSGLAVGMTLAIRLIPFVFFGPLGGWLADRVPKKSILVATDLFRILFALSFLWVHSEEDLWIVYLSSFFLAAGEAIYSPARKSAIPLLVNKEKLIKVNSLEQVLIGIVLIGGAFSGGIVSFIFGAHVTFWFNAASFLGAAAIISTIRFPEHKRVQEGAVPKMEAPFTVFKKVILMSASVLILLICEVLIASMNGIDNVLISVYAVNEFQLGDIGVGLFYGALGIGLTLSYFIANRLRKNFLVTGLVCLLIEGASLLLLSRIHIVGLAFLLFCSVAFMSGIGNACFDTILMKEIPEEHQGMMFGLLATIGNTILGLSMFLSGIALNYLAPRSLGMIGGGSYILIAILLLAVISSKAYQKRSQSLHY, from the coding sequence ATGGGAAATTCCATGATCAAAGTTGAAAAAGAATATCGGAAATTATTCTTGGCTGGGGTTGTGAATGGGATTGGCGATCGTTTTAGTTCCGTTGCCATATTAGCGATGCTATTACAGATAACCGGATCAGGCTTGGCAGTAGGCATGACGTTAGCTATTCGATTAATCCCATTTGTCTTTTTCGGACCATTAGGAGGCTGGCTGGCTGACAGGGTTCCTAAAAAGTCGATATTAGTGGCAACCGATCTGTTTCGCATCCTATTTGCCCTATCCTTTTTATGGGTTCATAGCGAAGAGGATCTGTGGATCGTGTATCTCAGTTCATTTTTTTTGGCAGCCGGTGAAGCTATTTATAGCCCGGCGAGAAAGTCTGCCATTCCTCTCCTTGTAAACAAGGAAAAGCTGATAAAAGTAAATAGTTTGGAACAAGTTTTAATCGGGATTGTCTTAATCGGAGGGGCCTTTTCCGGAGGAATTGTGTCGTTTATTTTTGGAGCCCATGTAACCTTTTGGTTCAATGCCGCCTCTTTCCTAGGAGCAGCTGCTATTATCTCAACAATAAGGTTTCCCGAGCACAAACGAGTGCAGGAAGGTGCTGTGCCTAAAATGGAAGCCCCGTTCACTGTATTCAAAAAAGTCATTTTGATGTCCGCTTCTGTTCTCATCCTCCTGATTTGCGAAGTCTTAATTGCCTCCATGAACGGTATCGATAATGTCCTCATTAGCGTATATGCCGTAAATGAGTTTCAACTGGGCGATATCGGTGTCGGTCTATTTTATGGAGCCTTAGGAATCGGTTTAACCCTAAGCTACTTCATTGCAAATCGCTTGAGGAAAAATTTCCTGGTCACGGGTTTAGTCTGCTTACTGATAGAGGGAGCTTCGCTGTTACTATTAAGTAGAATCCATATCGTCGGGCTGGCCTTTCTACTATTTTGCAGTGTGGCATTTATGTCCGGGATTGGAAATGCCTGTTTTGATACCATCTTAATGAAAGAGATTCCGGAGGAACACCAGGGAATGATGTTTGGCCTGTTAGCCACCATCGGGAACACCATTTTAGGCCTATCTATGTTTTTATCAGGTATTGCTCTAAACTATCTTGCCCCACGCTCTTTGGGCATGATTGGCGGTGGGTCCTATATTCTAATAGCCATTCTCTTACTAGCAGTCATTTCATCAAAAGCCTATCAGAAGAGGAGCCAATCCCTTCATTATTAG
- a CDS encoding metalloregulator ArsR/SmtB family transcription factor: MQLNKIVEFHKALGDLTRVRIIGLLQQGPLHGQAIAGKLGLKPPTITHHMAKLREVGLIKEQRDKNTIYFSLNLKALESNAKAILTVGTGGEARVEMSVTAEERAVILHNFFTKEGKLKNYPAQRKKKLVVLEQMAKGLEFGKVYQEKEINDYLKQFHEDYATLRRELIMCQYMYRENNLYELNPVELWWLS; the protein is encoded by the coding sequence ATGCAATTAAATAAAATTGTTGAATTTCATAAAGCATTGGGGGACCTTACACGCGTTCGGATTATCGGCCTTCTCCAACAAGGCCCTTTACACGGGCAAGCAATTGCGGGAAAGCTCGGGCTCAAACCGCCGACGATTACCCATCATATGGCAAAGTTGCGAGAAGTTGGCCTGATCAAGGAACAACGTGACAAAAACACCATCTATTTTTCACTTAACCTAAAGGCATTAGAAAGTAATGCCAAAGCCATTCTCACGGTTGGAACAGGTGGTGAAGCTCGCGTGGAAATGTCCGTAACTGCCGAGGAACGAGCTGTCATTCTCCACAACTTCTTCACAAAAGAAGGGAAATTAAAAAATTACCCTGCTCAACGAAAGAAAAAGCTTGTTGTCCTGGAACAAATGGCAAAGGGATTAGAATTTGGAAAAGTATATCAAGAGAAAGAAATCAATGACTATTTAAAGCAATTCCATGAAGATTATGCAACATTACGGCGTGAACTCATCATGTGTCAGTATATGTACCGGGAAAATAATCTATATGAATTAAATCCTGTTGAATTATGGTGGTTAAGTTAA
- a CDS encoding ribonuclease J: MKTQESPLSFFALGGINEIGKNMYVIQYADDIIIIDCGGKFPDESLLGIDLIIPDITYLEENKEKIRALVVTHGHEDHIGGIPYLLRKINVPIYATRFTLGLIEIKLEEHRLTRDTKLISIDSESTLELGELKVSFFKVSHSIPDCLGIVFQTPEGNIVHTGDFKFDLTPANNQYADIHKMAAIGEQGVLVLISESTNAERTGLSPSERMVGSHMNEVFMKADGKIFISTFASNVNRVQQVVEACMKTNRKLALLGRSMVNVVSVAIERGYLTVPDGMLIEASEVDQLAPEKVAILCTGSQGEPMAALARLASGNYRDISIYPGDTVILAASPIPGNEKDVSRIIDNLFQLGANVIYGSGSSTGMHVSGHGYQEDLKLMLTLMKPTYFIPVHGEFRMLHHHRQLAESVGVESGHTFIIKNGDVVDFENSIARQTRRIPSGDTYVDGMGVGDVGEIVLRDRKQLSEDGMIVIVLTLSKTERKIIQGPDTISRGFVYVKDSEDLLKEINRLVKKTVTDLQAENIRQWNVIKQNIKKVVGQKLFAKTKRKPMILPIIIEI, translated from the coding sequence TTGAAAACCCAAGAAAGTCCATTATCTTTTTTTGCGTTAGGCGGTATCAATGAAATCGGTAAAAACATGTATGTCATTCAATACGCAGATGATATCATCATCATCGATTGTGGCGGCAAGTTCCCAGACGAGAGTCTATTAGGGATTGATTTAATTATTCCGGATATTACCTACTTAGAAGAGAACAAGGAAAAAATTCGAGCTCTAGTCGTGACACATGGACACGAAGATCATATTGGGGGAATTCCTTACCTTTTACGAAAAATAAATGTTCCTATATATGCCACCCGTTTTACACTAGGTCTTATTGAAATAAAGTTAGAAGAGCATCGGCTTACAAGGGATACAAAACTCATTTCAATTGATTCTGAATCAACACTTGAGTTGGGCGAGTTGAAAGTATCCTTTTTCAAAGTCAGCCATAGTATTCCGGATTGTTTAGGGATTGTCTTTCAGACACCTGAAGGGAATATTGTTCATACGGGAGACTTCAAATTCGATTTAACTCCGGCTAATAACCAATATGCAGATATTCATAAAATGGCCGCTATTGGTGAGCAAGGGGTCCTAGTTTTAATCTCTGAAAGTACCAATGCAGAACGGACAGGTCTATCACCGTCAGAACGGATGGTTGGCAGTCATATGAACGAGGTTTTCATGAAAGCGGATGGAAAAATCTTTATTTCTACTTTCGCTTCGAATGTAAATAGAGTTCAGCAAGTCGTTGAAGCTTGTATGAAGACAAATCGAAAACTTGCTTTGCTTGGCCGAAGTATGGTCAATGTCGTCTCCGTAGCGATCGAACGGGGATATTTAACCGTTCCCGATGGGATGTTGATTGAGGCTTCTGAAGTCGATCAACTTGCGCCTGAAAAGGTTGCTATCCTGTGTACTGGGAGTCAAGGCGAGCCAATGGCGGCACTTGCCCGTCTTGCCAGCGGAAATTATCGAGATATTTCCATTTACCCCGGAGACACGGTTATTTTAGCAGCATCGCCCATTCCAGGGAACGAAAAAGATGTTTCTCGCATTATCGACAACCTATTTCAATTGGGAGCTAACGTGATTTATGGGTCAGGCAGCTCGACAGGCATGCATGTTTCCGGACATGGATACCAGGAAGATTTAAAGTTGATGCTTACCCTTATGAAGCCAACCTATTTTATTCCCGTTCATGGTGAATTCAGAATGCTGCACCATCACCGTCAGCTTGCTGAATCAGTTGGTGTTGAATCCGGACATACTTTTATTATTAAAAACGGTGATGTGGTTGACTTTGAAAACTCTATTGCCCGACAAACTCGGAGAATTCCATCGGGAGATACCTACGTTGACGGAATGGGCGTAGGCGATGTTGGGGAAATCGTATTACGAGACCGAAAACAACTGTCTGAAGACGGAATGATCGTCATTGTTTTAACATTAAGTAAGACAGAGAGAAAAATTATTCAAGGACCTGACACCATTTCCCGTGGATTCGTCTACGTAAAAGATTCCGAAGACCTCCTAAAAGAGATTAACCGCCTCGTTAAAAAAACGGTTACTGATCTTCAAGCAGAGAATATTCGGCAGTGGAATGTCATCAAGCAAAATATAAAAAAGGTAGTTGGCCAAAAATTATTTGCAAAAACAAAGAGAAAGCCGATGATTCTCCCAATTATTATTGAAATATAA
- a CDS encoding heavy-metal-associated domain-containing protein, with translation MTKAVFQVALLDCAGCFKEVETQLYHQNGVVSVKVFPQLGKVRTEFDEAKINAEQLRGFMTNQGYLVQSIRVN, from the coding sequence ATGACAAAAGCAGTATTTCAAGTTGCATTACTGGATTGTGCGGGTTGTTTCAAAGAAGTGGAAACTCAATTATATCACCAGAATGGAGTTGTATCTGTCAAGGTTTTTCCACAATTAGGAAAGGTCCGAACAGAATTTGATGAAGCGAAAATAAATGCAGAACAACTAAGAGGATTCATGACAAACCAGGGTTATTTGGTTCAATCAATAAGAGTAAATTAG
- a CDS encoding Crp/Fnr family transcriptional regulator: protein MGLKATNSHDHNCVKGSPKACVSLVPIFNHLEAEQMDEIMVTTNSVSYKRGEIIYRAGDQSDSLYIVNKGKIRIYRISESGKEQLVRILNSGDFTGELALFNDATHESFAEAMMETQVCMIKRSDLQEFLLKYPSISLKILAEFSNRLEQSEKQTTRFATENVETRIALFLAECIENEGNSQEFVLPMSKKDLASYLGTTPETISRKLADLENAGFIKQKPHKRMEILDLDGLLLL, encoded by the coding sequence ATGGGGTTAAAGGCAACCAATTCCCATGATCATAATTGTGTCAAAGGATCACCGAAAGCATGTGTTTCGCTGGTTCCCATTTTTAATCATTTAGAAGCAGAACAAATGGATGAAATTATGGTGACGACGAATTCCGTTTCATACAAAAGAGGGGAGATTATTTACCGGGCAGGTGACCAATCAGATTCCCTTTATATTGTAAATAAAGGGAAAATTAGAATCTACCGAATATCTGAATCTGGAAAAGAGCAGCTGGTTCGTATTCTAAATTCAGGTGACTTTACGGGTGAACTTGCTTTATTTAACGATGCTACCCACGAATCATTTGCCGAAGCAATGATGGAGACGCAAGTGTGCATGATCAAACGCTCGGACTTACAAGAATTTCTTTTAAAATACCCATCGATTTCATTGAAGATCCTAGCGGAGTTCTCAAACCGATTAGAGCAATCGGAAAAACAAACCACACGTTTTGCAACAGAGAATGTGGAAACGAGAATTGCTCTTTTCTTAGCAGAATGTATTGAAAATGAAGGGAATTCACAAGAATTCGTCCTGCCAATGAGTAAAAAGGATTTAGCATCCTATTTAGGGACCACACCGGAGACGATTAGCCGCAAGCTAGCTGATCTTGAAAATGCAGGGTTTATTAAACAAAAGCCGCATAAGCGAATGGAAATTTTAGATTTAGATGGATTACTTTTGTTATAG
- a CDS encoding tripartite tricarboxylate transporter permease — protein sequence MDSVLIFQMVVAALLAAAAYTVIGIAPGTDETATIAPVTLVLVLSGLPPAVILSFFISAIVASKLTDSIPVAVAGIPGGVMATPAVEHAMILKKFGMSDVSIRKMASGSVIGTIVAVPVSLLLANALIPVADVIKEYANPLFFIGAIFLALMCKNRWIALASIVPFALLIQGLRYLYWGVGVVPEGTNVFVSFFLGITIGPIILTLFELLNKQKRESLERFDKKTIMINKASRTKGFPNPFTILSKKELGMSALSSLIGSITFIMSPVGMTIFLGEMFSSREKDPAKKASLAISCMEALANATYIAGTLIPLIALGIPLSPMAIGPANALFNAPPRFTLEHNMHHLLSSSAFVWATLIGAGIAVGITYFITIKYSQQICAFVFRRIPHEAILGLFFSLVLLLAFMDAGWINIGGVILIGLVAGVLHRWGINYGVQFMVLYSAPWIITNIVR from the coding sequence TTGGATTCAGTATTAATTTTTCAAATGGTTGTTGCAGCTTTGTTGGCCGCGGCAGCCTACACGGTGATTGGGATCGCACCAGGAACCGATGAAACGGCAACCATTGCACCGGTCACACTCGTGTTAGTACTATCCGGTTTACCGCCAGCTGTGATCTTGTCCTTCTTTATTTCGGCTATTGTTGCCAGTAAACTAACAGATTCGATCCCGGTAGCGGTGGCGGGAATTCCCGGTGGAGTCATGGCGACCCCTGCGGTGGAACATGCGATGATTCTTAAGAAATTCGGCATGTCGGATGTCAGTATTCGGAAGATGGCCTCAGGTTCTGTCATTGGGACGATAGTGGCTGTTCCAGTCAGTTTACTACTAGCCAATGCACTCATCCCAGTTGCGGATGTTATAAAAGAATATGCCAATCCACTCTTTTTCATTGGTGCCATATTCCTTGCACTTATGTGTAAAAATAGATGGATTGCCCTGGCATCCATTGTTCCCTTTGCCTTATTGATTCAAGGTTTGCGTTATTTATATTGGGGAGTAGGGGTTGTACCGGAGGGGACAAATGTATTTGTTTCCTTTTTCCTAGGGATTACCATTGGCCCCATTATTTTGACTTTATTTGAACTATTGAACAAACAAAAAAGAGAAAGTCTAGAACGTTTTGATAAAAAAACAATCATGATAAATAAAGCAAGTCGTACTAAGGGCTTTCCAAATCCATTTACCATTTTATCAAAAAAGGAGCTAGGAATGAGTGCCTTGTCTTCTCTAATTGGATCCATTACTTTCATTATGAGTCCAGTGGGGATGACCATCTTTTTAGGGGAAATGTTCTCGAGCCGGGAGAAAGATCCGGCGAAGAAAGCATCTCTTGCCATCTCGTGTATGGAAGCATTAGCAAACGCAACTTATATTGCAGGAACATTAATTCCATTAATTGCCTTAGGTATTCCGCTTTCACCAATGGCCATTGGTCCGGCTAATGCCCTATTTAATGCCCCTCCGAGGTTCACGTTAGAGCATAATATGCACCATCTTCTATCATCCTCTGCTTTTGTTTGGGCAACTCTTATTGGGGCTGGCATTGCGGTAGGGATTACCTACTTTATTACGATAAAGTATTCTCAGCAAATCTGTGCGTTTGTGTTTAGAAGAATTCCTCATGAAGCCATATTAGGATTATTCTTCAGTCTGGTATTATTGCTGGCGTTTATGGATGCCGGGTGGATCAATATTGGAGGAGTCATATTAATCGGATTAGTTGCCGGGGTGCTTCACCGCTGGGGTATAAATTACGGAGTTCAATTTATGGTGCTCTACTCTGCACCATGGATTATTACAAATATTGTTAGGTAA
- the mvk gene encoding mevalonate kinase — protein sequence MRQLMQKVAVGSAHGKLILVGEHSVVYGMPAIALPFPVLEATATVEENFEGIFLASDYYDGPLKGVPKKFWGIAACVEETLKRLNKHNQGLLIRLHSSIPIGRGLGSSAAIAIAIVKSLFAFYGKKAQPDEVMPLVHIAETFAHGNPSGLDMVTAFSEYPIWFQKGKKIESLQMGGPLFLVVADTGHFGDTRGAVLSIKAKHAANPERTQKSLNQLGTVTLEARRAISKGDLRLLGQLFDLAQSELADLGVSNEKINRLVEAARKAGALGAKLTGGGRGGCIVALAQTATHAQVIAKALMKAGACNTWSFVQMTRGAEIN from the coding sequence ATGAGGCAACTCATGCAAAAGGTGGCGGTGGGCAGTGCTCACGGTAAATTAATTCTAGTTGGTGAACATTCTGTCGTTTATGGGATGCCTGCCATTGCACTGCCGTTTCCAGTACTTGAGGCAACAGCAACGGTTGAGGAAAATTTTGAAGGAATTTTTCTTGCTAGTGATTATTATGATGGACCGCTTAAAGGGGTACCAAAGAAATTCTGGGGAATAGCCGCTTGTGTAGAAGAAACACTTAAACGTTTAAACAAGCATAATCAGGGACTTTTGATCCGCCTTCATTCTTCCATACCAATAGGGAGAGGATTGGGTTCTAGTGCTGCGATTGCGATTGCAATTGTAAAAAGCTTGTTCGCTTTTTATGGGAAAAAGGCTCAACCAGATGAAGTCATGCCACTTGTCCATATAGCTGAAACATTTGCACATGGGAATCCTAGTGGACTTGATATGGTTACGGCATTTAGTGAGTATCCAATTTGGTTTCAAAAAGGGAAAAAGATAGAGTCGTTACAAATGGGTGGGCCTCTTTTTCTAGTGGTGGCTGATACGGGTCATTTTGGTGATACCCGTGGAGCCGTCTTAAGTATCAAAGCGAAGCATGCTGCAAATCCCGAAAGGACACAGAAATCGTTGAACCAGCTTGGTACAGTTACGCTTGAAGCTAGAAGGGCTATTTCTAAGGGGGATCTAAGGTTATTAGGTCAATTATTTGATTTAGCCCAATCAGAGCTGGCGGATCTCGGTGTTAGTAATGAGAAGATTAATAGACTCGTTGAGGCCGCACGAAAAGCAGGGGCACTTGGGGCAAAATTAACTGGTGGTGGCCGGGGTGGATGTATAGTGGCACTCGCTCAAACTGCCACACATGCCCAGGTGATTGCTAAAGCATTAATGAAAGCGGGGGCGTGTAACACCTGGTCTTTTGTACAGATGACAAGGGGAGCGGAAATTAACTAA
- the mvaD gene encoding diphosphomevalonate decarboxylase — translation MKATAQANTNIALIKYWGKRDESKILPMNSSLSLTLNKFYTTTTVEFCTCLSVDVFIINNQLANEFEMSKVTRFLDRIREMAGKDFHAVVNSTNHVPTAAGFASSASGYAALAAAATKAIGLNLDQKALSQLARLGSGSACRSIYGGFVEWQKGIEDDGTDSFAQPLKGGKDWDLSVLSVLLTSKPKEISSSEGMKRAVETSSLYAHWLDTVEKDLLVAKEAIKNRDFDMLGSVVEANALKMHATTFASQPPFSYWNSATVEVIRGVKNLRSSGIQAYFTIDAGPNVKVLCQPKDEQVVREALIRIPGVQEIYHCQPGPGISYLSNSGKREIANIQSFRNRKVAK, via the coding sequence ATGAAAGCAACTGCACAGGCAAATACAAATATTGCTTTGATCAAATACTGGGGTAAACGGGATGAGTCAAAGATCCTGCCAATGAACAGCAGTCTCTCGCTAACCCTCAATAAGTTTTATACAACGACGACTGTAGAGTTCTGTACATGTCTTTCAGTCGATGTATTTATTATTAATAATCAATTAGCAAATGAATTCGAAATGAGCAAGGTTACCCGTTTCCTTGATCGAATTAGAGAAATGGCAGGAAAAGATTTTCATGCGGTTGTCAATTCAACGAACCATGTTCCAACTGCAGCTGGTTTTGCTTCCTCCGCATCCGGTTATGCTGCCTTAGCAGCAGCGGCAACGAAAGCAATCGGTTTGAATTTAGATCAAAAGGCATTATCTCAATTAGCACGTCTTGGATCGGGTTCTGCCTGCCGCTCAATCTATGGCGGGTTTGTAGAATGGCAAAAAGGAATAGAAGATGATGGAACAGACTCCTTTGCTCAACCGCTTAAAGGCGGAAAAGATTGGGACCTTAGCGTCCTTTCTGTGCTGCTTACATCGAAGCCTAAGGAGATATCAAGCAGTGAGGGAATGAAGCGTGCGGTGGAGACCTCCTCCTTATATGCCCATTGGCTTGATACAGTTGAAAAAGACCTTCTAGTTGCCAAAGAAGCCATTAAGAATCGTGACTTTGACATGCTGGGAAGTGTCGTGGAAGCCAATGCCCTTAAGATGCATGCAACTACATTTGCATCTCAACCACCCTTTTCGTATTGGAATAGCGCAACAGTTGAGGTAATAAGGGGAGTAAAGAACCTTCGCTCCTCAGGTATTCAAGCCTACTTTACGATTGATGCTGGACCGAATGTTAAGGTGCTTTGTCAGCCAAAGGATGAGCAGGTGGTCAGGGAGGCCCTGATCCGTATACCAGGTGTACAGGAAATCTATCATTGCCAGCCAGGGCCGGGTATTTCGTATTTGTCTAATTCAGGGAAAAGAGAAATTGCAAACATTCAATCATTCAGAAATAGGAAAGTAGCAAAATAA
- a CDS encoding phosphomevalonate kinase, translating into MTYSSYRVTVPGKLVIAGEYAVLENQQAVVAAIDRYMTATIEPNERNVLSLPQLGLGQVSWDISGKSVLFSLPDPRLRFIKNAITIAYQYLQEQSVSIKPCHVTVKSGLADRLTGRKYGLGSSAAVVVAVISAILRFHCEREEEAPSLDQIFKLSAMAHLQAQKNGSGVDIAASTYGGWLVYTPFNQNWLRNELLHGTKLSQLIEKPWPNLSIIPIKAPLQLTFCVGWTKEAASTAPMINQFQAFRNRNREAYSLFLKESSQAVARLIQSFEENDCAAAISSLTENRKVLKQLGKAAAISIETTRLMDLCDTAESFGSGKSSGAGGGDCGIAFLKEEAQMEELNKAWRSIGVQPIDMRISEMGASVTEYDCEPSLKEYFVCV; encoded by the coding sequence ATGACTTATTCAAGCTATCGTGTGACAGTTCCGGGAAAACTAGTCATTGCCGGTGAATACGCTGTTCTGGAAAATCAGCAGGCTGTTGTAGCAGCGATTGATCGGTATATGACGGCTACTATTGAACCAAATGAAAGAAATGTCCTTTCGCTTCCACAGTTAGGACTCGGGCAAGTATCTTGGGATATAAGTGGAAAATCGGTTTTATTTAGTTTACCAGATCCACGCTTGCGATTTATTAAAAACGCAATCACCATTGCCTATCAGTATTTGCAGGAGCAATCAGTATCCATAAAGCCATGTCATGTAACCGTAAAAAGTGGCTTAGCGGATCGTCTAACAGGGAGAAAATACGGTCTAGGTTCAAGTGCTGCTGTTGTTGTTGCGGTTATTTCCGCCATTTTAAGGTTCCATTGTGAGAGGGAAGAAGAGGCTCCATCGCTTGATCAAATTTTTAAACTTTCAGCAATGGCTCATTTACAAGCGCAAAAAAATGGTTCTGGAGTAGATATTGCTGCATCTACCTATGGCGGATGGCTTGTGTATACTCCATTTAATCAAAATTGGCTACGAAATGAATTACTGCATGGGACGAAACTAAGTCAACTCATTGAAAAACCGTGGCCTAATTTATCAATTATTCCTATTAAAGCACCCCTACAACTTACATTTTGTGTTGGTTGGACGAAGGAGGCAGCATCGACAGCACCTATGATTAATCAGTTTCAAGCATTTCGTAATCGGAATAGGGAAGCTTACTCCCTGTTTTTGAAAGAAAGTTCCCAGGCTGTTGCCAGATTGATTCAAAGCTTTGAGGAAAATGATTGCGCCGCAGCTATTTCAAGCCTTACAGAAAATCGGAAAGTCCTTAAGCAGCTGGGTAAGGCTGCCGCGATATCCATTGAAACCACAAGATTAATGGACTTATGTGATACCGCAGAATCGTTTGGCAGTGGTAAATCATCTGGTGCCGGCGGCGGAGATTGTGGCATTGCCTTCCTAAAAGAGGAAGCCCAAATGGAGGAACTGAATAAAGCGTGGCGAAGTATTGGTGTTCAACCAATAGACATGAGGATTTCGGAAATGGGAGCATCTGTAACCGAATATGACTGTGAGCCATCTTTAAAAGAATATTTTGTATGCGTGTAA